A portion of the Paenibacillus marchantiae genome contains these proteins:
- a CDS encoding MFS transporter — translation MGVAVNDQHVTSHTDTPHQPEREIPTKRLIGDSMGMFGLNISSGLLGLITYYYTDVVGVSAAIVGTVLLVTKLLDAVADVGMGVLVDRTKSKYGQARPWLLWMSIPMFVSLLLLFSVPDISVTGKIVYAIITNLVFYIMVYTPTFIPYSSLMALTTRNTYERSLMGIIRSSSGYLAGMVVAIAFLPIVNAMGGGRREWTILAGIFAFMAAAGILIAFFSNREKYNNVQLDELGVFQEKISLVQGLKILISNKYWLLMFTVGTFSHILFALGVAAGTYYAKYIWGDVNLVAIMGGIGLIPVVIGFSLSGPFIKKFGKRNTALGGVIIGLIGATARLIAPESIMLGLVCSVFQTLGTIPLMAVGGALTTDTIEYGEWKFRKRMVGLTNSVNAFGNKVGTALGAAMIGWFLALGGYVEQASEQGDAAKQAIIALNIYVPIVVMVVIAICLFFYKLDKEFPKVLKGLEERRTAKI, via the coding sequence ATGGGAGTTGCAGTAAATGACCAACACGTCACATCTCACACAGACACACCTCATCAACCTGAACGTGAAATTCCGACTAAAAGACTGATCGGAGATTCCATGGGAATGTTTGGGCTGAACATTTCAAGCGGATTGCTGGGACTAATTACGTATTATTACACGGATGTTGTAGGTGTATCGGCAGCAATTGTAGGAACTGTTCTATTGGTTACCAAACTGCTTGATGCAGTTGCAGATGTGGGCATGGGCGTGCTCGTAGACCGGACTAAATCCAAGTATGGGCAAGCACGTCCGTGGCTACTCTGGATGAGCATTCCGATGTTTGTATCGTTGTTACTGTTATTTTCAGTTCCGGATATCAGCGTCACTGGTAAAATTGTATATGCCATTATAACAAATCTGGTATTTTACATTATGGTGTATACACCTACATTCATACCCTACTCAAGTTTGATGGCCCTGACTACACGCAACACCTATGAAAGATCTTTAATGGGTATTATCAGATCAAGTAGCGGTTATTTAGCAGGAATGGTTGTGGCGATTGCTTTTCTTCCTATTGTCAACGCTATGGGTGGTGGCAGAAGGGAATGGACTATATTAGCCGGGATTTTCGCATTCATGGCCGCGGCAGGAATACTCATCGCCTTTTTCTCCAACAGAGAGAAATATAACAATGTACAATTGGACGAGCTTGGCGTTTTTCAGGAGAAAATTTCACTAGTCCAAGGTTTGAAAATATTGATCTCCAATAAATACTGGCTTTTGATGTTCACTGTTGGTACCTTTTCTCATATTTTGTTCGCATTAGGTGTCGCTGCAGGAACCTATTACGCCAAGTACATCTGGGGAGATGTGAATCTGGTTGCCATTATGGGAGGGATAGGTCTTATTCCGGTCGTGATCGGTTTTAGCTTGTCGGGACCCTTTATCAAAAAGTTTGGCAAACGTAACACAGCTCTTGGTGGTGTTATCATTGGTTTGATTGGAGCAACGGCTAGATTGATTGCACCCGAGAGTATTATGCTAGGACTTGTGTGTTCGGTATTCCAAACCCTGGGTACGATTCCTCTCATGGCAGTTGGAGGAGCACTCACCACGGATACGATTGAATATGGAGAATGGAAGTTCCGTAAAAGAATGGTTGGGTTAACGAATAGTGTTAATGCCTTTGGCAACAAGGTGGGTACTGCTTTGGGAGCAGCCATGATTGGATGGTTTCTAGCCTTAGGTGGTTACGTGGAGCAGGCGAGCGAGCAAGGTGATGCAGCTAAACAAGCTATTATTGCTTTAAACATATATGTACCTATTGTTGTAATGGTCGTGATTGCAATCTGTCTGTTCTTCTACAAACTGGATAAAGAATTCCCTAAAGTCCTTAAAGGTCTCGAAGAAAGAAGAACCGCTAAAATTTAA
- a CDS encoding cytochrome P450 family protein: MFTNGNKGHSKSGVDFLDQSFINNPFPVYKELRNEDPVHRFPLPSGHFAWMITRYEDAVEIFQDKRFVTNPPFMGNVEGAAPPHQEIISRNLLSVNPEDHRRLRRLIQKAFTPRMIERLRGRIVEISDELLDKVLASGKRELDLIADYAFPLPIMVICEMLGVPLEDQDKFQEWSNTIMEGFNNPHMNEKSDEVMKAFVDYLHVLITERRQHLQEDLISDLISVEEEGDVLSEQELYALVFVLIIAGHETTVNLIGNGMLALLDNPEQKQLLLNDPELIHPALEEILRYNGPAEVSNIRWATEDVEYGGKHIRQGDMLFVSFSSANRDPQQFPEPDTFDITRKVNNHIAFGKGIHFCLGAPLARLEGEIAIHALLRKMPDIRLNTTEESLEWRQGMIIRGLKDFPVSF, translated from the coding sequence ATGTTTACCAATGGCAACAAGGGACATTCGAAGTCGGGAGTTGATTTTCTTGATCAATCGTTTATAAATAATCCCTTTCCGGTCTACAAGGAGCTGCGAAACGAAGATCCAGTGCATCGGTTTCCTTTGCCCAGTGGTCACTTTGCATGGATGATTACTCGCTACGAAGACGCCGTTGAGATTTTTCAGGATAAACGCTTTGTGACGAATCCTCCGTTCATGGGAAATGTTGAGGGGGCAGCTCCGCCACATCAAGAGATCATTTCTCGTAATTTGCTTAGTGTGAATCCGGAGGATCACCGCCGTCTACGGAGATTGATACAGAAAGCTTTTACACCCCGTATGATTGAGCGCCTGCGCGGTAGAATTGTAGAAATAAGCGATGAATTGCTTGACAAGGTACTGGCGAGTGGAAAAAGGGAACTGGATCTGATCGCAGATTATGCTTTTCCCCTTCCGATCATGGTTATATGTGAAATGTTGGGGGTTCCTCTAGAGGATCAGGACAAATTCCAGGAGTGGTCCAATACCATCATGGAGGGATTCAACAATCCACATATGAACGAGAAGAGCGATGAGGTCATGAAGGCATTCGTAGACTATCTGCATGTGTTGATCACAGAAAGACGCCAACATCTTCAGGAAGACCTGATTAGCGACCTCATCAGCGTGGAGGAGGAGGGAGATGTTCTTTCGGAGCAGGAACTATATGCCCTTGTCTTCGTTCTAATCATTGCAGGCCATGAAACAACCGTGAATCTGATCGGGAACGGTATGCTGGCGTTGCTTGATAACCCGGAGCAGAAGCAATTGCTCTTGAATGATCCTGAATTGATTCATCCAGCCCTGGAGGAGATCCTTCGGTATAACGGACCGGCAGAAGTGAGCAACATACGCTGGGCTACTGAAGATGTAGAGTATGGCGGAAAACATATTCGACAAGGGGATATGCTCTTTGTTTCGTTTTCGTCTGCAAATCGTGATCCACAGCAGTTCCCCGAGCCGGATACGTTTGATATTACACGTAAGGTGAATAATCATATTGCCTTTGGAAAGGGCATACATTTCTGTCTTGGAGCACCCTTAGCGAGACTAGAAGGGGAGATTGCTATTCATGCGTTACTGCGTAAAATGCCTGATATTCGTCTGAACACAACAGAGGAATCATTGGAATGGCGCCAAGGCATGATTATTCGCGGATTAAAAGACTTCCCGGTTTCGTTCTGA
- a CDS encoding alpha-L-rhamnosidase: MKITNLKTNHVSNPLGFAIEYPSLSYVVTETTATKQIAAQIEIALDEAFINIVFDSGKKEDIDSLAYIPSLTLAPRTRYYWRVRVWNERGEDAISETAWFETAKQEEAWTAQWITPELDSSVHPVLKRSFEIAGSVVQARAYVCGLGVYEMTLNGAKVGDEYLAPHYNAYHKWLQYQTYDITDMLQLGTNTVDVGLGNGWYKGRFGFEGDTTGELYGDHFALISEIIITYTDGTEVVFKTDTSWRATRSPVLDSNIYDGEIYDATLDVSEEYPVKETNLGYERLMARKSLPVVIKETLKPIEVLTTPAGETVIDMGQNMVGWLQFRTQAPRGSVIHLQYGEVLQDGNFYRENLRSAKAEYTYTSDGNEAIIRPYFTFYGFRYIKVEGWIGKLDLDDFTGCVVYSDMDRIGYLETSHSGINRLYENALWGQKGNFLDTPTDCPQRDERMGWTGDAQVFSGTANFNMDTYAFFSKYGYDLWMEQEDREGMVPMVIPVGRVQGGGSSAWGDAATIIPWNSYVHSGDKGILEQQFDSMKAWVDFIKRTDDESGGKRLWTVGFHFGDWLALDGGNPDSPMGGTDNHFVASAYYAYSADIVAKAAKVLGHGDLVETYAQLALEVRAAIKDEFFTSNGRLAVDTQTAYAVALFMNLVPEQHTPRIEEDIRMRLRKDQNHLRTGFVGTPYLNRVLSEHGSNDIAYTLLLNDDYPSWLYAVNMGATTIWERWNSILPDGKISGDGMNSLNHYAYGAVAEWMYRNMAGINPVEDNPGFRHALLAPLPDFRIQWVKAHVDTAAGRYKSEWKFNEQGNLFFSFSIPFNATATIKLPHAQMENVTLNGVILTDSGLPVTQEEENTIIEVSSGTYEVSYAPSKVYKKILSTHTPLNDLLRNEGGREALSGFSPVFATLNPETIGPMGEASIRELASYPSFSAPEEQLDELDRKLAMVQLDQ, encoded by the coding sequence ATGAAAATCACAAATTTAAAAACAAATCATGTATCCAATCCGTTAGGATTCGCAATAGAATATCCAAGCTTGTCTTATGTTGTTACGGAGACTACTGCAACTAAACAGATTGCTGCACAAATAGAAATAGCGCTGGATGAAGCCTTCATTAACATCGTTTTTGACAGTGGTAAAAAAGAGGACATTGATTCACTCGCATATATACCGTCTCTGACGTTAGCTCCAAGGACCCGATATTACTGGAGAGTACGGGTATGGAACGAACGTGGTGAAGATGCCATCAGTGAGACAGCTTGGTTTGAAACCGCAAAACAGGAAGAGGCGTGGACAGCTCAGTGGATTACCCCTGAACTGGACAGTTCAGTCCATCCTGTCTTGAAAAGAAGTTTCGAAATTGCGGGTTCAGTGGTACAAGCCCGTGCCTACGTATGTGGTCTGGGTGTTTACGAGATGACGCTTAATGGCGCCAAGGTTGGAGATGAATATTTGGCTCCCCATTATAATGCCTATCACAAATGGTTGCAGTATCAGACCTACGATATTACAGATATGCTACAGCTTGGTACAAACACGGTTGATGTAGGCCTCGGGAACGGTTGGTACAAAGGTCGCTTTGGCTTTGAAGGCGATACAACAGGGGAGCTGTATGGAGACCATTTTGCACTGATTTCCGAAATCATTATTACCTATACAGATGGTACCGAAGTCGTGTTTAAAACAGATACGTCCTGGCGAGCTACCCGCTCCCCGGTGTTGGATAGTAACATCTATGATGGAGAAATTTATGATGCTACTCTGGATGTTTCTGAGGAATATCCAGTCAAAGAAACGAATCTAGGCTACGAGCGTCTGATGGCTAGAAAGAGTCTCCCCGTTGTGATCAAGGAAACATTAAAACCGATCGAGGTCCTCACCACCCCAGCTGGGGAGACCGTCATTGATATGGGACAAAACATGGTCGGCTGGCTACAATTTCGCACTCAGGCACCGCGTGGATCAGTCATTCATTTACAATATGGCGAAGTACTTCAGGATGGTAATTTCTATCGGGAGAATCTTAGATCGGCCAAGGCGGAATATACGTATACATCAGATGGCAATGAAGCCATCATTCGACCCTACTTTACCTTCTACGGCTTCAGATATATCAAAGTAGAGGGTTGGATTGGTAAGTTGGACTTGGACGATTTTACAGGATGTGTTGTTTACTCGGATATGGACCGCATCGGATATTTGGAGACAAGCCATTCAGGAATCAACCGTCTATATGAGAATGCACTATGGGGTCAAAAAGGAAATTTCCTGGATACACCTACAGATTGTCCGCAACGGGATGAACGAATGGGCTGGACAGGTGATGCACAGGTCTTCTCTGGTACTGCTAATTTCAACATGGATACCTATGCTTTCTTCAGTAAGTATGGTTATGATCTATGGATGGAACAGGAAGATCGGGAAGGTATGGTACCCATGGTGATCCCCGTTGGCCGAGTGCAAGGCGGTGGGTCTAGTGCTTGGGGCGATGCAGCCACCATTATTCCATGGAACAGTTACGTTCACTCTGGAGATAAGGGTATTCTTGAGCAACAATTTGACAGCATGAAGGCATGGGTGGACTTCATCAAACGTACCGATGATGAATCAGGCGGCAAACGGTTATGGACAGTAGGTTTCCATTTTGGTGACTGGCTTGCACTGGATGGGGGTAATCCCGATTCTCCAATGGGGGGAACGGATAATCATTTTGTGGCTTCAGCGTATTACGCTTATTCAGCAGATATTGTAGCGAAGGCAGCCAAAGTTCTGGGACATGGAGACCTCGTGGAGACCTATGCGCAACTGGCACTAGAGGTTAGAGCAGCGATAAAGGATGAATTCTTTACCAGCAATGGACGTCTCGCTGTAGATACGCAGACGGCATATGCGGTTGCCTTGTTTATGAATCTGGTGCCAGAACAACACACTCCGCGGATTGAGGAAGACATCCGCATGCGTCTGCGCAAAGACCAGAACCATTTGCGAACAGGCTTTGTCGGAACACCCTATCTGAACCGGGTTCTGTCAGAGCATGGAAGCAACGACATTGCATACACACTGCTGCTGAATGATGATTATCCAAGCTGGCTGTATGCGGTCAATATGGGGGCGACAACGATCTGGGAACGCTGGAACTCTATTCTTCCGGATGGGAAAATCAGCGGAGATGGCATGAACTCGCTCAATCATTATGCTTATGGAGCGGTTGCAGAATGGATGTATCGGAATATGGCAGGAATCAATCCCGTCGAGGATAATCCAGGATTCCGTCATGCTTTACTGGCACCTCTACCTGATTTCAGAATCCAATGGGTTAAAGCTCATGTAGATACGGCAGCAGGACGGTATAAGAGCGAATGGAAATTCAACGAGCAAGGGAATCTGTTCTTCAGCTTCTCCATACCGTTCAATGCAACAGCTACGATAAAACTACCACATGCTCAAATGGAGAATGTGACCCTGAACGGTGTTATCCTTACCGATTCCGGATTACCTGTCACACAGGAAGAAGAGAATACCATAATTGAAGTGAGTAGTGGTACGTATGAAGTAAGCTATGCTCCATCCAAAGTATACAAGAAAATTCTTAGCACACACACTCCACTCAATGACTTGCTTCGTAATGAGGGAGGCCGCGAAGCTTTAAGCGGATTTTCACCAGTTTTTGCTACGTTGAATCCAGAAACCATTGGACCAATGGGAGAAGCGAGTATACGTGAATTGGCCAGTTATCCATCCTTCAGCGCACCTGAAGAACAGTTGGATGAACTTGATCGCAAGTTGGCGATGGTTCAGCTTGACCAGTGA
- a CDS encoding type 2 periplasmic-binding domain-containing protein — MSWRKKSLLLSVLCLALLTGCDETTPQQESVKHEVVLTTVKMDEPTTVYKNSETASDNVHIRWAKKTLGVDIRTQWSAPVEDYDMKLRLMLSSDDPLPDVFSSKVMDTTNQFLTSGKVLDAGEAFDQYASPTWKAAMAEVPEAWQPFTENGKRMAIPIITEQASQAVLWIRKDWLDKLGLEAPRNLDELEQIMKAFTYDDPDGNGLKDTYGIDFAIKDQYLASPTGDISWVFGAYGALPEIWGEDGKGQLMYGSIQPEIKKALLRLRSWQSKGYMGNNVALQDFSQVNENVIAGKVGIVAGPRWFADYPVKQLIARDSQAEFIPNPIPTGPDGTAGRLAGNSYSAALLISKDISEEALQAFFKYQNYLYEATVTDDPFFLSAYQNGYDYVLKQDGSINSESSTIPGGKVNTSKYTLFSQYASYPSRFKDAILKLGKGEQLNAYDRAVFFSMGVDPNNPDELPVTQADVVEATQEKIDQRNLFQGPATKIMRSRNTYLQKMELDTFNSIIYGEQPIEAFDDFVKKWLKSGGKQMTDEVNEWYRSIQSQ; from the coding sequence ATGAGCTGGAGGAAAAAATCCCTGCTTCTGTCCGTCCTTTGTTTGGCTCTATTGACGGGATGTGATGAAACAACTCCTCAACAGGAATCTGTTAAACATGAAGTCGTCCTAACCACCGTTAAGATGGATGAACCAACCACCGTATACAAAAACAGCGAAACGGCGTCCGATAACGTACATATACGTTGGGCCAAGAAGACATTGGGGGTGGATATTCGCACACAATGGAGTGCTCCAGTGGAGGATTACGATATGAAGCTTAGATTAATGTTGTCTTCCGATGACCCACTTCCTGATGTATTTTCATCTAAAGTCATGGATACGACGAATCAGTTCCTGACTTCAGGAAAGGTATTGGATGCGGGAGAAGCCTTTGATCAATACGCCTCTCCCACCTGGAAAGCGGCTATGGCTGAAGTTCCTGAAGCCTGGCAACCGTTCACTGAAAATGGAAAAAGAATGGCAATCCCCATTATTACTGAACAAGCTTCACAAGCTGTACTATGGATCCGTAAAGATTGGCTGGATAAACTGGGACTTGAAGCCCCGCGTAATCTGGATGAACTCGAACAAATCATGAAAGCCTTTACTTATGATGATCCGGATGGGAATGGGTTAAAAGATACCTACGGCATTGATTTTGCCATCAAGGATCAGTATCTGGCTTCCCCAACAGGAGATATCTCATGGGTATTCGGGGCTTATGGAGCCCTTCCTGAAATATGGGGTGAAGATGGAAAGGGACAGTTGATGTACGGCAGCATTCAACCGGAGATCAAAAAAGCACTGTTGAGACTGAGATCATGGCAAAGCAAAGGATATATGGGAAACAACGTTGCATTACAAGATTTCAGTCAAGTTAACGAAAACGTAATTGCCGGCAAGGTCGGAATTGTTGCAGGACCACGATGGTTTGCTGACTATCCGGTGAAGCAGCTCATAGCTAGAGATTCTCAAGCAGAATTTATTCCTAATCCGATACCAACGGGTCCTGATGGAACAGCAGGGAGACTGGCGGGCAATTCTTACAGTGCTGCTCTCCTTATTAGCAAAGACATTTCTGAAGAAGCGTTACAGGCATTTTTTAAATACCAGAACTATTTATATGAAGCAACTGTAACCGATGATCCGTTCTTTCTTAGCGCCTATCAAAACGGGTATGACTATGTTCTGAAACAGGATGGATCTATTAACAGTGAGAGCAGTACAATTCCAGGAGGAAAAGTAAATACCTCCAAATATACATTGTTTAGCCAATATGCAAGCTACCCCTCACGATTTAAAGACGCCATTTTAAAACTAGGCAAGGGTGAACAACTGAATGCTTATGATCGAGCCGTCTTTTTCAGCATGGGGGTAGACCCGAACAACCCGGATGAGTTGCCGGTTACACAGGCAGACGTTGTTGAGGCGACTCAGGAAAAAATAGACCAACGAAACCTGTTTCAAGGACCGGCGACGAAAATAATGCGATCAAGGAACACCTATCTGCAAAAGATGGAGTTGGATACCTTTAATTCTATTATTTATGGCGAGCAGCCTATAGAGGCTTTTGATGATTTTGTTAAGAAATGGCTCAAATCTGGCGGAAAACAAATGACGGACGAAGTGAACGAGTGGTACAGGTCAATCCAATCTCAATAA
- a CDS encoding sensor histidine kinase produces the protein MKQKYRTFLNMVAITLIMLAAVLIMYTFSVQSSLDTVKKDIEANNLNRVQFVVNTLDQNIDRLNMLAITLETDNTIALLQSIDVMSAFEQVQLIQNVEARVKLQSLSEGWSNKISIYSILLNQWIISSENQMQSPENDSPQSGWKIDPVSGAFYKYKTNSELIMRMEFPRGNLEELVENSHQGENEAVFYHPNQGSITRKNANPLTPLILDQVVTNLKPASGTETVSVNGSDYIVNYVYSQQLEWYLIDFMPLDKVLQPIKTSQIWFYSACVMLFMAGLTIIIVLFRKVQIPILVLLKGVRLLKHAEFSYRIKRQSGNEFDYLYGQFNDMAEQIEDLIKKVYKEKIIAREAVLKQLQAQINPHFLYNCLFFINNMTRLGNEEAVTAMTQNLAEYFRYTTRLNEPMTRLEKELGIVRNYLEIQCLRMERLSYHIELPDDLSSIPIPKLLVQPLVENSIIHGIEMKRDSGYIQVKVERTERGILLTVEDDGTGMTLDEINSLMVRLAEPPVDTIGCALWNITERLRIHDPVHSGIQLDQSPLGGMRVRIHWSLPTNDRELE, from the coding sequence GTGAAGCAGAAGTACAGAACATTCCTGAACATGGTGGCAATTACTTTGATTATGCTTGCAGCAGTATTAATCATGTACACCTTCTCTGTCCAGTCCAGCTTGGATACAGTCAAAAAAGATATTGAGGCCAACAACCTTAATCGGGTTCAATTTGTAGTAAATACACTCGACCAGAACATAGATCGGTTAAATATGCTTGCCATTACACTGGAAACGGATAATACAATTGCTCTCCTTCAATCGATCGACGTAATGAGTGCATTTGAGCAGGTTCAGCTCATTCAGAATGTTGAGGCCAGAGTGAAACTTCAAAGTCTTTCGGAAGGATGGAGTAACAAAATATCCATCTACTCCATCCTCCTCAATCAATGGATTATATCTTCGGAAAATCAGATGCAGTCTCCTGAGAATGATTCACCACAGTCAGGGTGGAAAATCGATCCTGTTTCAGGGGCATTTTATAAATACAAGACGAATTCCGAGCTAATTATGCGAATGGAGTTCCCTCGGGGCAATCTGGAGGAACTTGTAGAAAACTCACATCAGGGAGAGAATGAGGCCGTATTCTATCATCCGAATCAGGGATCCATTACTCGCAAAAACGCAAATCCCTTGACCCCCCTTATTTTAGACCAAGTCGTCACTAATCTTAAGCCTGCTTCCGGTACCGAGACAGTCTCCGTTAACGGTTCTGACTATATCGTCAACTATGTTTATTCGCAACAACTTGAATGGTATCTTATTGACTTTATGCCTCTGGATAAGGTGTTGCAACCCATTAAAACCAGCCAAATCTGGTTCTACTCCGCCTGTGTAATGCTATTTATGGCAGGGTTGACAATTATCATTGTTCTCTTTCGGAAAGTTCAGATTCCTATACTGGTTCTTCTGAAGGGAGTTCGACTGCTGAAGCATGCTGAATTCTCTTATCGGATTAAGAGGCAGAGCGGCAATGAATTTGATTATTTGTATGGACAGTTCAATGACATGGCCGAACAGATCGAAGACTTGATCAAGAAAGTATATAAAGAAAAAATCATAGCACGAGAAGCTGTGCTCAAGCAGTTGCAGGCTCAAATCAATCCGCATTTCCTTTATAATTGCCTGTTTTTCATCAATAACATGACGCGACTTGGCAACGAGGAAGCCGTTACGGCCATGACCCAGAATCTTGCGGAGTATTTCAGATATACGACCCGCCTGAATGAACCAATGACCCGTTTGGAAAAAGAACTGGGTATCGTCCGGAATTATCTTGAAATTCAATGTCTGCGTATGGAACGACTCTCCTATCATATCGAACTGCCCGATGATCTCAGTTCTATTCCAATTCCAAAGCTGCTTGTCCAGCCTCTGGTGGAAAATAGTATTATCCACGGAATTGAAATGAAGCGTGATTCAGGTTATATACAGGTTAAGGTAGAACGGACCGAACGAGGTATCCTTCTTACTGTTGAAGATGATGGAACAGGGATGACACTTGACGAGATCAACTCCCTTATGGTTAGACTTGCCGAACCTCCTGTAGATACCATAGGTTGTGCCCTGTGGAACATCACTGAACGTCTGCGTATTCATGATCCTGTTCATTCAGGTATCCAATTGGATCAAAGTCCACTCGGCGGTATGCGGGTGAGAATTCACTGGTCCCTTCCCACAAATGATCGAGAACTTGAATAA
- a CDS encoding TetR/AcrR family transcriptional regulator, with protein MKRRTSIIEAAQIVFFNKGFEQATMQEIAAEASLGVATIFRYFPKKEQLIVAVASEIVQSEIEVFEGILHDQGTCYDKLERIFDTLIFFQQAEHQRNSKLIEAFECYVSMSKLPLDDMEIYQANYNKLITLFTELAELGEQDGSLRTDGNTRETINTMINVFGNFSKKMAMLNGIDAFQTQVNEVQQFNILKKLFLDHLRA; from the coding sequence TTGAAGCGGCGCACAAGTATTATTGAAGCAGCTCAAATCGTTTTTTTCAATAAAGGTTTCGAACAAGCAACGATGCAGGAGATCGCCGCTGAGGCGAGCTTGGGCGTCGCTACCATATTCCGTTATTTCCCCAAAAAAGAACAGTTAATTGTTGCGGTCGCTTCCGAAATTGTTCAATCCGAGATCGAAGTGTTCGAGGGCATTCTACACGATCAAGGAACCTGTTATGACAAGCTGGAAAGAATCTTTGATACACTTATTTTCTTCCAACAGGCGGAACATCAACGGAACTCGAAATTAATTGAGGCATTCGAATGTTACGTCTCCATGTCGAAGCTTCCTCTGGACGATATGGAAATCTATCAGGCCAATTATAATAAACTGATTACCCTGTTTACCGAGCTTGCGGAACTTGGTGAACAGGACGGGTCCTTGCGGACGGATGGCAATACTCGTGAAACCATTAATACCATGATTAATGTGTTTGGAAACTTTTCCAAAAAGATGGCGATGTTGAACGGTATTGATGCATTCCAGACCCAAGTAAATGAAGTGCAGCAGTTCAATATCCTAAAAAAACTGTTCCTTGATCATTTGAGAGCCTGA
- a CDS encoding DegV family protein yields MSKVRIFADSISDVPQDWMDQYNIGIVPLYIVFQDTSYVDRKEINAKDMYNLVEIYDQLPKTAAPPPADFIQVFRPVIENGEDILFISMSSHLSSTYQNAMVAAREFPAGRVTVVDSLNVSAGTAMNVLLAAEMASEGKSALAIAEWLETARHEIQLNVLVDNLDYLHKGGRVSSIQHMLGSMLRIRPILYVRHGRVLSGVKYRGSKERIVKKLLQDILSHIHRIDHDQIIIAQTLEEETAEWIRNMILEETSVRNVHIIEGGCSICSHSGPHSLAISFILKSEPLVQALK; encoded by the coding sequence ATGTCGAAAGTACGCATTTTTGCAGATAGTATCTCGGATGTCCCACAGGATTGGATGGACCAATATAATATCGGAATTGTACCTTTATATATTGTTTTTCAGGACACGTCCTATGTTGATCGAAAAGAAATCAATGCAAAAGACATGTACAATTTGGTTGAGATATACGACCAATTGCCGAAGACAGCTGCACCTCCGCCTGCAGATTTCATTCAAGTGTTCCGTCCGGTCATCGAGAACGGAGAGGATATACTGTTTATCAGTATGTCCTCTCATCTATCATCGACGTATCAGAACGCCATGGTGGCGGCAAGAGAGTTCCCCGCAGGACGGGTAACGGTTGTAGATTCACTGAATGTATCCGCCGGGACAGCCATGAATGTACTTTTAGCAGCGGAAATGGCTTCAGAAGGAAAAAGTGCCCTTGCGATCGCCGAATGGCTTGAGACAGCGCGGCATGAAATCCAGTTAAATGTGCTCGTTGATAATCTCGATTATCTTCACAAGGGAGGCAGGGTTAGCAGCATTCAACATATGCTAGGAAGTATGCTTCGAATTCGTCCCATTTTATATGTTAGACATGGAAGGGTGCTTTCCGGAGTGAAATACAGGGGAAGCAAGGAGAGAATTGTTAAGAAACTTTTACAGGATATTTTGAGCCATATCCATCGCATTGATCACGACCAGATTATTATTGCCCAGACACTGGAAGAGGAAACTGCGGAGTGGATACGCAACATGATTCTAGAAGAGACCTCTGTTCGCAATGTACACATCATCGAAGGCGGCTGCTCCATATGCTCTCACAGTGGTCCTCATAGTCTGGCAATCAGTTTTATCCTGAAGTCGGAGCCTCTTGTTCAGGCTCTCAAATGA